The stretch of DNA TTCCGGTATCCATTTGATGAAAAAATAAGGAAATACCCGGCTCAGCTCCATTATTTGTTCTAATAATGGACGGAATTCTTTGTTCTTTGTGTATTCCTTATCGATTGCCTGTACGGCTGCCTGGGAATCCGAACGTAAGGAAATGATGGCTTCAGGGTGCTCTTCACGACAGATTTCCAAAGCCTTGATGATGGCCCAGAATTCAGCTTGATGATTCGACATCATCCCTAGCGGAATGCTGTATGTCTTGCGGACACCTTCTTTTATGACCACGATCCCAGCTCCGCTTTCCCCTGGATTGCCGCTGGAAGCACCATCGGTATAGACCTCGATCAATCCCCATCCCTCCTAATCGTTGATATTCCTGTACATTCTTTTTGCTCCGTAAAGGAACGGTGTAGAGATGATGCTGACCACAAATTTCAGCACATACGTCGAAATGAAGATTTCCAGCCAAACGGAGCCTTCATAAGCCCCGGCGAAAGCAATTGTGCAGAAGACGAGTGTGTCAAGCAGCTGACTGAGCATCGTGCTTCCATTATTTCGCACCCAAAGGAATTTATCATCAGGGAGCATACGTTTGACCAGTGCATACAGCCAAACATCGACATATTGACTGATGGCAAATGCAATCAGGCTTCCCAGTGCAACTCGGGGGATGAATCCGAATATCGTACGGAGGGATGATTGGGCAAAGTCGCTTGGCGCTGGATCAAACAATAGCACAAACTGCATGATGACAGTCATGATGATCAAGGTAGCGAAGCCGAGGCCCACAGCTTTCCTGGCGATTTTCTTCCCATAGTTTTCGTTCAGTATATCTGAAGCCAAGAAGATGGTTCCATATATGATGTTACCCATTGTTGCAGTCAAACCGAACAGCTCGATTGTCTTCGTCACCTGTATATTTGCCAATACCGTCGCCATGCCTACCCAAACGAACAGCCCAAGGCGTCCGAATAGCCGATACATGATCAGCAGCAGGGCGAAGTTGATGATGGAAAAAGCAATCCAAAGTAAATCGTTATGCAATGCGGCTCCTCCTAGTGAAATTTACTTAGACAATGGAAGAGTATACGCGCTTTTCCCAGAGCATGCAACTTATGGAAGGATTCCGTATACAGAAAAGCGGCAATCCCGAGGATTGCCGCTTGCGCTTATATTATAGTTTTACTACGTTAGCTGCTTGAGGTCCTCTTTCTCCTTCAATTACTTCAAAGGATACTTCCTGACCTTCTTCAAGATTCTTGAAGCCTTCTTCCTGGATGGCGGAGTAATGTACAAACACATCGTTACCGTCCTCTACTTGAATGAACCCGTAACCTTTTTCAGCGTTGAACCATTTTACAATTCCGTTTGGCATATTCCTTATCCTCCTAAAGACGTTTCACAGAAAACGCATGAGATAATACAAAAAAGACGTGCATGAATTGAAAAAGGCAGTCTGCTAGAGGGGCGGAATTACTTTAGCTCCTCTAACAAGCTGCCGACGTTCGTATTCCGCTCATCTTGTTTGCTTGTCACAAATATAGCTTATTTTGAAAAATGCGTCAAGTAGGGAAAAACGAGGATTTGTTGGGAAAGTAATCGCTTTCCGGGTGAATTGAAATGGTTTATCGCCCTTTCTTTCTTGTCAATTTGCGACAGGAACGCGTTTTTTCGTCAAGAAAGGATCTTCGTTGAAGGGGAGTAAGGATTCCATTACAATGTAGTTGATCGTATTTTGTCGGAAGGAGGCAGACGGTTGACCATTCAAATTGGCGTTACCGGATGGGGTGACCACGACAAACTTTATCCAGATACAAAAGCAAGACAACAAAAATTAAAAACATATGCGACACATTTTGATGTTGTCGAGGTGGATGCTTCCTTTTACGCTATTCAGCCAATCAGCAATTATGTGAAATGGGTGCAAGAGACACCGGACAATTTTTCATTCATCATCAAAGCGCATCAGGATATGACCGGCCAAAGCCGAAAAAAAATGACTCGCTCGGAAGCAGCTTCCTTATTCGATGACTTTTTAGCATCGATTCAGCCTGTCGTGGAAGCTCGCAAGCTGGCTGCCATCCTCTTCCAGTTTCCTCCTTGGTTCCAGGTGGAGAAGGCGAGCATCAGTCGGCTGCGTTATATACGTGAGCTTACAAAGGGACTGCCGGTAGCGATCGAATTCCGACATCAGTCTTGGTATGCAGAGGAATACCGGGAAAGAACGCTCGGCTTGCTGCAGGAACTTGAATTCATACATACAGTTTGCGATGAACCGCAAGCAGGGAGCGGCTCTGTCCCTGCTGTGCCGGTTTCCACGAATGAGCAGCTTACACTTGTCCGTTTCCACGGCCGCAATGTTCATGGGTGGAACCAGAACGGGCGGGAGGATTGGCGTAAAGTACGTTTTCTTTACCGATATAATCAGACTGAATTGACAGAATGGCGGGAACTCGCGCTTGCCTTGGAACAATCGAGCAAACGTGTCATTCTGCTATTCAACAATAATTCAGGCGGCGATGCCAGCGATAATGCCAAGGATATGATGCAGCTCCTCGGCCAGAAGCTGCCGGATCCACCGCCGGAACAACTGAACTTATTCGATTAGGAAGGGCGATGAACGATGGAGCAAATGGAACAACTGGAGGAGATGGAGCGTTATGCATACACCATCTTCCGTAAAGATGCGACAGGCCATGATTTCTATCATATGAAACGGGTAGCCAAGATGGGAAGGAAAATCGCATTTGCCGAAGGTGCCGATCCGTTCCTGACAGAAGCGATCGGCTGGATGCATGATATTGGAGATCATAAGCTATTTGACGAGCCTGCAGATGCAGTGGCCGAGGCTCAGGGATTCCTGCGCCGTATCGGAATGGAGGAGGACATCATACAGGAGATCTTCCTGGCTTGCCGGAAGATCTCGTTCAGTAAAGGACGGATTCCGGATTCTTTGGAAGGAAGGATCATCCAGGATGCGGATCGTTTGGACGCGATCGGCGCCATCGGGATTGCCCGGACATTTGCTTTCGGGGGAGCAGCCAGCCGTCTCATCCACTGGCCGAATGACCCAAAGCAGTCGAGTGTCCAGCATTTTTATGATAAACTGTTAAAATTGAAAGAAACACTGCATACGAAAACAGCTGTACATATTGCTGAATCCAGGCATGCTTTCATGCAGGATTTCCTGGATCAGTTCTTTGCGGAATGGGATATGCCGTGTGACGATATACGATAAAGGAATGATATTTTTATGAAAACTTCTGAACAAGCCTATCTGGATTTATGCAGATATGTTTTGGAAAATGGCACCAAGAAAGAAGATCGTACAGGCACGGGCACTGTCTCGGTTTTTGGCTATCAGATGCGCTTTGATCTCCAGCAGGGCTTTCCATTGCTGACAACCAAGCGTGTCCCATTCCGTCTGATTGCAAGCGAACTGCTCTGGTTCCTCAAGGGAGATACGAATATCCGTTATTTGCTGGAGCATGACAATAACATCTGGAATGAATGGGCTTTTAAAAACTGGGTGGAAAGTGATGCGTATGACGGTCCGGATATGACCGATTTCGGCCGCCGCTCCCTGCAGGATGAAGAGTTTCGGGTCATGTATGAAAGTCAGATGGAGAAATTCAAGCAGCTGATCCTGACCGATGATGCTTTCAGCGAACGCTTCGGACATCTTGGAGATGTATATGGCAAGCAGTGGCGGAGCTGGGAAACGACAAAAGGGGACAGCATCGATCAATTGCAAGATGTAATTGAAACCATCAAGAAAAACCCGGATTCAAGAAGATTGATAGTGTCCGCATGGAACCCAGAGGATGTCCCGACGATGGCACTTCCGCCATGCCACACGATGTTCCAGTTCTACGTAGCCGACAATAAGCTTTCCTGCCAGCTGTATCAGCGCAGCGGGGATATCTTCCTTGGCATCCCATTCAATATAGCAAGCTACAGCCTGCTTACGCATCTTATTGCCAAGGAATGCGGATTGGAAGTAGGGGAATTCATCCACACGATCGGTGATGCGCATCTGTATTCGAATCACCTTGAACAGGTGGAAACGCAGCTCGGCCGCACACCGAAAGCATTGCCATCCTTGGAAATCAAGGAAAGCTTCAGCTCCGTGTTTGATGCGTCGATGGAGGACTTGGAAATCATCGGATACGAACCGCATCCGGCAATAAAGGCACCTGTTGCCGTTTAAGGAGGAACAGTATGATTTCGCTGTTATTTGCAATGGATCAGAACCGGGGTATCGGATACAAAAATGACATGCCATGGCATCTTCCGCGTGACTTGCGTTTTTTCAAAGAGAAGACGACCAATCAAATCATCGTAATGGGGAGAAAGACACTAGACTCGATGAATGGTGCATTGCCGAATCGGGACAATGTCGTCCTTACAAGGGATAAAGCTTTTAAATCAGAAGATGTCACTGTCCTGCATGATGTCGACGAAGTGAAGGAATTAGCGGACAAGCATCCTGAACAGGAAATCTTCATCATCGGTGGAAGTGAGATATTTTCACAGACATTGGATATTGCTGACCGTATCTATATGACATATATAGAGGAAAGCTTCCCGGCAGATCGCTATTTCCCCGACTTTCCTTTGGATGATTGGGTGGAAACAAAGCGTGAAAAAGGTATAAAGGATGAAAAAAATCCCTATGATTATTACTTCATCCAATATGATCGGGTGAAGAACTGAAATGTTATATGTATTCCTGCCACCTGCTTGCTTTTTCCTGTTGATTGCATTGACAATCTATTATCCAGTTTGGAGAAAAAAGTGAAGCAGTGCAGAAAGAAGGTGAATGAATGCGGTCTTTTTACCATTTTATGATGACATACCGGGGACGGAGAAAGCCGACGGATGAGAGTAAACTTGCCGACTGGATATTTATGGACCATAATTTTCCGAAGCATAGCACATCTTATGATGAAATCAGTGAGTACTTGGAATGGAATAGCCCTTTCCATGGAGCATTGCAGGTTTTTGATCGGCTATGGCGGACATATGAAACAACAGAATAAATGAAAAAAATGCCTGTATCACCAGATACAGGCATTTTTTTCTGGCATCCCAGGTAAAATTTCGGCAAATTACATTGAAAGTTCAGGAATTTATTTATACTATGGAAATATCGCTAGGTGGTGTAAGTTTATGGAATATATCGGTTTGGCTTTAGTGAGTGTCATATTGGCTTATTTGCTCGGAACGCTGAATGCAGCCTATTATATGATGAAATGGAAGCATGGAATAGATATCCGGACGATTGGCAGCGGGAATGCCGGCGCGACGAATGCAGGCAGGGCAATGGGCAAGAAAGGTTTCTTTTTGGTACTTATATTCGATTTAGCGAAGGGGATGCTTGCTGTCCTGTTCGTTCGCGAGAGCGGACAGACGGAGCTTATTGCAGGTTTGAGTGTCATTGCAGCAGTATTGGGTCACATTTTCCCGGTTCAGCTCCGTTTCAAGGGGGGCAAAGGAATCGCTGTGTCCCTGGGGGCACTTATCATCTTTTCCCATCAAGCAACCCTCCTGCTGCTTGCGATCTTCCTATTCATCTATCTTATCGTCAGAAGATTCAGCATCTCCGGTCTGCTCGCCTATGGCTGCACAGCCGTCCTGCTTCCGATTTTACGTTTCGATATGCTGACAATCGCTGTTTACGTTGTAGTGACTGTCTTTATTTTGGCAGCCCATCGTACGCATTTGAAAGCTGCCTGGAGCTATTTGCTATTACGTAACGAAAGGTGATATACGATGAATTCGACGCAATTACAATACAAAATCGCAACCGAACCATGGGAATTCGAACAGATACACACCCTCAACTACCGGACGTTCACCGAAGAGATTCCCCAGCACGAAGTCAATCAGGAACGCAGGAGAATCGATCGGTTCAATGAGGAAAATACATATATTATCGGAATTGACGACAAGAAAGTCGTTGCAATGATTGCCATCCGTTCCACCAGACCATTTTCGCTGGATGAAAAATTGGACAGCTTGGATCGCTACCTGCCTCCTCATGCAGCCAAATGCGAAATAAGGCTGCTCGCCGTGGAACAAGCATATCGGGATGGATTCGTATTCTTCCGGCTGGCTGAGGCCCTCATTCGATACTGCCTGGAAAATGGTTTTGATATGGCCGTGATTTCCGGGGTTTTACGCCAGCAGAAGTTATATAAACATATGGGGTTCGTCCCATTCGGACCATTGACGGGCGCCGGGGCTGCCCAGTTCCAGCCGATGTATGTGACCGAAGCATTGTTCCAGAAGAAAGCACGGGCCTTTCAGCGCATACTTCGCAACGGACAAGATCCGATCAGCTTTTTGCCTGGGCCGGTGCCGATGGCAGAGCAAGTGAAAAAAGCGATGGGAGGGACGGCATGCTCCCATCGCGCGCCTGCTTTTCTTGAACAGCTCGACCAGCTTCGCACGAAGCTAAGGAATATTACACAAGCAGCTCATGTCCAGATCCTGCTCGGATCCGGTACATTGGGAAATGATGCCGTGGCAGCCCAGCTGCGCAATCTAGATCAGAATGGCCTCATCCTTGTAAGTGGAGAATTCGGTGCCAGACTGACAGATCATGCCAGGCGGGCGGGTCTGCGGTTTGCCACAGTGGAAATCCCATGGGGGGAAACCTTCGATTATGAGCATGTATCGACACAAGCAAAAGCAAGTGGCGCTGCTTGGATTTGGGCAGTCCATACGGAAACATCCACAGGGGTGCTGCAGGACATGGACCAGTTGAAAAATATAGCAAAGAAGAACGGCAGCAAATTGATCCTTGATTGCTGCAGCTCCCTTGGCAATGTGCCGATCGATTTACGGGGCGTTTATATGGCAACTGCCGGCAGCGGGAAAGGCCTGGCTTCCTATGCCGGTTTAGCTTTCGTCTTTTATCATCATCCAATCCCCATTTCGGATAATATCCCGCGTTATTTGGATTTGGGTCTCTACCATGCACATGAGAGTGCCCCATTCACTCACTCTTCCAATCTGATAGATGCTTTATCGGCAGCAATCGAGCAATGGGAGAACCAGGAACTGATAAAGCGAGTTCAGGAATTGACAGGGAAACTGATCGCATTATGCAGGCAGAAGGGACTGAGAATCTTGGCAGAAACGGAGTTTGCACCTGGCATTGTCACCATCGTCCTGCCCGAAGCGCTTCGTGCGGACGTCATCGGCCGGGAAGCCGCCCGAAAAGGTTATTTGATCAGCTGCAATAGCAGTTACCTCATCGAACGCAATTGGGTGCAGCTTTCCGTCATGGGGCATCATCAGGAGGAGGATTTGGAACGCGTCACTGATACACTTTCCAATCTGATCGGAAAGAAGGAATCATTCGCTTGATGAACTTTTTCACAACCGCCAAGGGATTCTGTTCGATAGGAGCAGCTTTCCTGTTAGGCAAGATGTATGTAATTTGCATCATCTATTTTGGGCTGCCTTTATATGAACCTTTCGACTACATCCAATTATTCCTGTCCTGTTTGTCGTCGATCGCCCTTTTATTTTTACTGCTGTATCTGTTTGCAAGAAAACTGCGGGCTGGTGCATTCCTGCTCCTGCATATCATTTTAACCGGGATTCTTTATGGTAACTTGCTGTATTTTCGATTTTATATCGACTTTGTCACGCTGCCGATACTATTCCAATTCAAGAATGTCGGTGGCCTTAGCCAGAGCACGGCTGAGCTGATGGATCCACTCGATCTCATTCTGTTCGCCGATACATTGTTCCTGCTATCATGGTGGATTCTCAAAAGACCAAAAGCCCTCCCTTTCAAGCGCAAGCAAAAAGGGCTATTGGCAAGCCTCACTGCTCTGCTGATCGGGATCAATGTCGGAATCTCCCATATCGGGGCGGGGGACCAGCATGATGGCAGCCATAACCGCCCAGCGATGGTGAGTGCGCTCGGACCTGTTTATTATCACGGCTATGATATCTATCAAACCGTGCGTGCTGAGCTCAGCAGTACGTTTGCGACCAAAAAGGATTATGAGAAGGCTGCAGCGTATCTGGATTCTGCCGACACCGATATCGTGTCCCCGTACTTTGGTGCTGCAAAAGGAAAAAATGTCATCCTGATCAACCTGGAATCAACGCAGCAGTTTGTCATTGGCAGGGAAGTGAAGGGGGAGGAAATCACCCCCTTCATGAACAGCTTGATGGAGGACAGCTTCTATTTCGACCAAATCTACCATCAAACCGCGCAAGGGAAGACGTCGGATGCTGAATTCATGTTCGATCAATCCTTTTATCCACTCGCCAGCGGTTCCGTTTATGTGAGGCGTCCGGAAAATGAATATATCGCCATGCCGGAAATTTTAGGGGAGTCTGGTTATCAGAGTGCTTCCTTCCACGGCAATGTCGGCAGTTTTTGGAATAGGGAGGAAGCATACGATGCTTTCGGCTATGATGCATTCTTCTCCAAGGATGCTTATGAAGTGTCGGCTGGGAATTCGGTGAATTACGGCATCAAAGATGAAGCCTTCCTCGATCAGTCAATCCCTTATCTCCTTGAATTGGAGCAGCCATTTTACAGCAAGTTCCTGCTGCTTACCAATCATTTTCCCTTCCTGTTGGATGAAGAGGATGTTTTACTGGACGAAGCGGAAACAGGGCTGAATGTCGTGGATCGCTACTTCCAGACTGTTCGTTACCAGGATGAAGCGCTCAAGGGATTCTTTGCCGAATTGAAACGCTCTGGATTATACGAGAATTCCATCATTGTCCTCATCGGCGATCATTATGGAATCTCCGAAAACTATTATGACGGGATCGCATCCTATCTGGATGAGGATTTGTCAGTGCCGGAGAAGATCGATCTGCAGCAAGTACCACTGATCATCCATGTACCTGGCCAGGAGGGGGGAACCTTCCATAGTCCTGGTGGACAAATCGATATACAGCCCACAATCCTGCATCTGCTTGGAGTGGATACAGCCGACTTTCCGAATTTCGGCCAGGATTTGCTTGCAGACGAGCGTGATCCCTTCGTTGTCTTCCGCGACGGTGATTTCGTGACAGAAGACGTCATTTATACGGCACAGCTTTGCTATGATAAGGCCTCTATCAAGCAGACAAACATGAATAGATGCTCCCCGTATTTTGATAAACGGAATAAAGAACTATATTATTCGGACGCCATCTTGAATGGTGATTTGCTTCGTTTCGCTGATTGAATGAAATCCGCTCCGCCAAGGGGCGGATTTTTTATGGTACAGCCTGCGATGAGTGAGAATCTTCTCCTTTCCTTATCCCTTAGATGCAGCTTTTATATTTACATAATGTTTCCAACATGCTATTGTATATAGGTTCTATTCACACTAAGTTCATAGGAATTATATAATTTGATAAGGAGGATGATCAAATTGGACTTATTCACGTTTGTGAATATCATTATTTTATTAGCCTTATTGGGTGTGCTCTTTTATATGCAGAAGAAGCACATTTCCTTTTCCAAGCGCGTGCTGACCGGGCTGGGACTCGGGATCATACTAGGCGTTGTACTGCAGCTGATCTATGAGCCCGATTCCGAGACCCTCGTCATGACGAATGACTGGTTCGGTTTGGTGGGAAGCGGTTATGTGAAGCTTTTGCAAATGATCGTCATGCCGCTTGTGTTCATTTCGATTGTAGCTGCGTTCACCAGACTTGAAAAATCATCGAATATCGGGAAGATAAGCGGACTTGTCATCGGGACTCTGATGGTGACGACCGCCATCGCTGCAGCAATCGGTATCGCGTCGGCTGCAGGATTCGATCTGAAAGCAATCGATGTTGCAACTGGTGATGCGGAGCTGACACGCGGGGAAGAATTGGAAAGCAGCTTGACAGAAGTGCAAAGCACAACTGTACCGCAAAAGATATTGGAATTCCTGCCAGCCAATCCATTCTTGGATCTGACCGGGGCGCGAGCCACTTCCACGATTGCGGTCGTCATCTTTGCAGCGTTTGTAGGGGTAGCCTACCTTGGGGTGAAGAGGAAGAATCCGGAGCAAGCTGCATTCTTCCAGAAAATGATCGACTCGCTGCATAGTCTTGTCATGCGTATCGTTACATTGGTATTGCGCCTGACACCTTACGGAATTCTTGCTTTAATGGCAAAGACAGTGGCAGGGAGCGACTTCCAAGCCATCGCGACACTGGGTAAATTCGTCATCGCTTCCTATGTTGCGCTGCTTGCCATGTTCCTGGTTCACTTGCTCATCCTGACCATAATGGGACTCAGTCCGAAACAATATGTCAAAAAAGTCACGCCAGTACTGGCATTCGCCTTTACTTCCCGTACAAGTGCGGGTACCTTGCCGCTGAATGTCGAGGCGCAAAGGAATAAATTAGGTGTACCGGAATCGATCGCCAATTTCTCGGCCTCCTTCGGTATCACTATCGGGCAAAACGGATGTGCGGGTATTTATCCAGCCATGCTTGCTGTCATGATTGCACCTACCCAAGGCATCAATCCACTATCCCCATCCTTCATTGCGACGTTGATCGTTGTCGTCATGATCAGTTCATTCGGTGTTGCCGGTGTCGGAGGGGGAGCCACTTTTGCTTCTTTGATAGTCCTGTCCACGATGAATCTGCCGGTTGCTTTGGCAGGTGTATTGATCTCGATCGAGCCGCTGATCGATATGGGGCGGACAGCGCTGAACGTAAGTGGATCCATGGTCTCTGGATTGGTGACAAGCCGTACGCTTGGGGAATTGGACACAAAAACATACCGTTCCACTGAAGCTGCCGCGGATAGCGCAGCAGGCTGACTGCAAAAAACCGCTCCTGTCAGGAGCGGTTTTTTCCATGCAATGAAATATCTATTATATGGTCGAACGGGATGCGGAGCGGATATAAAACGTCCTTTGTATCCAGAAGCAAATATCGTTCAGATCGTTTCAGACCAGTCACGATTCCGCGGGCATTTTCTACTTGGCGCCCTTTTCTATACAGCATACATACCTTCGTTTTCCCCACCTCGATTTCCCGTACCTTCTGCTCCAGCTCTTCCAGCTGCTGCTCATCCATGATCGGCGGCTTTGCCGTCCCGATTTCCCGTCCCATTTGCTGCAGCATTTCCACATGCTCTGGAAGCATCAAAGATGTCCATTTGATTTTACCGCGATCATTCACCATATGTCATTCCTCCTGCTATCAGCATAATCGAACACATGTTCTTTTTCAAGTGACACGGAACATACGTTTGTATATAATGTTTGTATGAACTCGGAACAGAAAGCGGGGATCCCAATGGACAGAGCATCACTGATAAGATTCATGGAACGGCAGGTCACGATGATCTATATGGCGAAAGATGGCTCCTTGACAAAACGCCAGGTCAAGATTGAAAAGATCAATGAAGCATCCGTTACAGGATATTGCTATTTACGGAAGCAGCTGCGCACCTTCCGGATGGATCGCATCCTTGCCATTCAGCCAATCAAACACCATGACAGGTGGCGCATGTCTTCTTGACCCCTGTCATGCACCACTGTCTCCTTTCTGAATAGATTACTAGGGAAACTCAGGGAAAAGGAGAACATGCGATGACTATTTTATTCGATGGCAGCGATGCTCATCATGCCCCCTTGGCTTCTTGGCAGCAAGAAGCACTTGTTGCATTACATAAAAAATTATCCGACCAGCAATCCAGATTCCCTTGTATACCGGCGGCAGTCGGCCATCGGCTTGGCCAGTTCCGTTACGGTTTTGCGGGCGATCCCACTGCAGCAGATACAGCTGGGCAGCTGGCAGATTTATTGACAATATACGGACGGCAATCCAAGGAATTCGGTCATTATACTTCCCTGATCG from Terribacillus sp. FSL K6-0262 encodes:
- a CDS encoding transcriptional regulator, with product MDRASLIRFMERQVTMIYMAKDGSLTKRQVKIEKINEASVTGYCYLRKQLRTFRMDRILAIQPIKHHDRWRMSS